In the Caldibacillus debilis DSM 16016 genome, one interval contains:
- a CDS encoding ABC transporter substrate-binding protein encodes MKKSLWLLLALMLLIVPGLTACGGGSKTSGRDSGDGGDKKDKHKIGILAPAVTHGWVAAVAYHAENRVKELSDQVEYKMYTSNNAEEMTSQLDDLITWGAEAIVAFPQWEGMEAPIQRALNEGIKVVNFDIEIAVDGVYRVTGDNYDMGVQGAKYIVDKIGKEGTVVILEVPSSGSVSELRKKGFLDTVSKIAPDLKLLTYATKFTREDGLKDMADILTSVDHIDAVFSMDDETSIGVLQAIREAGRTDIKVITGGGGMQEYFKMMPENEDIWLQSALYSPAMVKDAIDVAVKVLNGEEVEKEIVIPTEVVDRTNYQNYLDENSPY; translated from the coding sequence GTGAAAAAGTCTTTGTGGTTGTTGTTGGCATTGATGTTGTTAATTGTACCGGGTTTGACCGCTTGCGGAGGAGGGTCGAAAACATCGGGCCGAGATTCGGGAGACGGCGGTGACAAAAAAGACAAGCACAAAATCGGTATCCTCGCTCCGGCTGTAACCCACGGATGGGTGGCCGCCGTGGCTTATCACGCCGAAAACCGCGTCAAGGAATTGTCGGATCAGGTGGAGTACAAAATGTACACATCCAACAACGCGGAAGAAATGACATCCCAATTGGACGACCTGATCACTTGGGGTGCGGAAGCGATTGTCGCTTTCCCCCAATGGGAAGGAATGGAGGCCCCCATTCAGCGGGCATTGAATGAAGGCATCAAAGTGGTGAACTTCGATATCGAAATTGCCGTCGACGGCGTGTATCGGGTTACCGGAGACAACTATGACATGGGCGTGCAAGGCGCAAAGTACATCGTCGATAAAATCGGAAAGGAAGGGACGGTCGTCATCCTCGAAGTGCCTTCTTCCGGTTCGGTTTCCGAATTGAGGAAAAAAGGTTTTTTGGACACCGTTTCCAAAATCGCACCCGATTTGAAACTGTTGACCTACGCCACCAAATTCACCCGGGAAGACGGGCTGAAGGATATGGCTGACATTTTGACGAGCGTCGACCATATCGATGCGGTCTTTTCCATGGATGACGAAACGTCCATCGGAGTCTTGCAGGCCATACGGGAGGCGGGAAGGACCGATATCAAGGTCATTACCGGTGGAGGCGGCATGCAAGAATACTTCAAAATGATGCCGGAAAATGAAGACATCTGGCTGCAATCCGCCCTCTATAGCCCTGCGATGGTCAAAGACGCCATTGATGTGGCGGTGAAAGTGTTGAACGGCGAAGAAGTGGAAAAAGAAATCGTCATCCCGACGGAAGTCGTCGACCGAACCAACTATCAGAATTATCTGGACGAAAATTCTCCTTATTAA
- a CDS encoding Gfo/Idh/MocA family protein, whose amino-acid sequence MRTIKTAIVGTGFSATSHLEALRRVPNVEVTAIVSQSLSSAKGLAEKFGVAYAYDDVEEMLKNEEIEVVHNCTPNSLHFPINKRALESGKHVLSEKPLAITSEETRQLHEIALENNRIHGVCFNYRFYPLVQEVKSRLKGEKQVYLVHGGYVQDWLLYPTDYSWRLDKRLNGPSRAIADIGSHWCDTVQYILGNKIVRVFADLQTIHPKRKKPKEEVKTFAAAEHSEYEEVEIDTEDAGHVLVHFEGGATGAFTVSQVSAGRKNRLFFEISTKDTTYSWDQEKPNELWIGKRDGANGLLMRDPSLLTEESRRFVHYPGGHQEGWPDALKNLFLEFYDHVRNPGKAAVEYATFEDGHNIMKIVEAILKSHETKQWVEIR is encoded by the coding sequence ATGAGAACGATCAAAACAGCTATCGTCGGAACAGGATTTTCGGCCACTTCCCACTTGGAGGCGCTCCGGCGAGTGCCGAACGTGGAAGTCACCGCCATCGTCTCCCAGTCGCTCTCTAGCGCCAAAGGGTTGGCCGAAAAATTCGGGGTTGCTTATGCTTATGACGATGTGGAAGAAATGCTAAAGAATGAAGAAATTGAAGTCGTCCATAATTGCACCCCCAACTCCCTCCATTTTCCGATCAACAAACGAGCACTGGAATCGGGAAAACATGTCCTGTCGGAAAAACCGTTGGCCATAACGAGTGAAGAAACGCGCCAACTCCATGAAATCGCATTGGAAAACAACCGGATCCACGGGGTCTGTTTCAACTACCGGTTCTACCCACTCGTCCAGGAGGTTAAATCCCGCTTGAAAGGGGAAAAACAGGTGTATTTGGTCCACGGAGGTTATGTTCAAGATTGGCTCCTTTATCCCACCGATTATAGCTGGCGGCTGGATAAACGTTTGAACGGCCCTTCCCGTGCCATTGCGGACATCGGCTCCCACTGGTGCGACACCGTTCAATATATCCTTGGGAATAAGATCGTCCGTGTGTTTGCGGATTTGCAAACGATCCATCCGAAAAGGAAAAAACCGAAGGAAGAAGTGAAGACCTTTGCCGCCGCGGAACATTCGGAATATGAGGAAGTGGAAATCGACACCGAGGATGCCGGCCATGTGCTCGTCCATTTTGAGGGCGGAGCGACTGGAGCCTTCACCGTGTCCCAAGTGAGCGCCGGAAGAAAAAATCGGCTATTTTTCGAGATTTCGACAAAGGACACGACCTATAGCTGGGATCAGGAAAAGCCGAATGAGTTGTGGATCGGCAAACGAGATGGGGCGAACGGCCTGCTGATGCGGGATCCGTCCTTGCTTACGGAAGAGTCCCGACGTTTTGTCCACTACCCGGGCGGCCATCAGGAAGGGTGGCCGGATGCCTTGAAAAACCTGTTCCTGGAATTTTATGATCACGTTCGTAATCCCGGCAAGGCTGCCGTCGAATATGCAACGTTCGAAGACGGCCATAACATCATGAAGATTGTCGAAGCGATTTTGAAGAGCCATGAAACGAAACAATGGGTAGAAATCAGATAG
- a CDS encoding ABC transporter permease: MEHSNAKSKIGFIGWFKQKWDSEPLFSTAIALLIMIVLQTLVLGFDYDSFGEWFQAWLNNWINILRNNAATGIIALGMTLVIMTGGIDLAVGSTLVVIGAMLMMLIDAGTKGILAGFGLTGAPAFIVAIIIVLIFGYLLGAANGLLVTLGRIPPFIATLGTMMVFRSVTQHFMQGYNPTVPVDFLQLASFQIGNFMIMPIIYWAIIAIILHYVSKRTTFGRQIIAVGSNEKAAKLSGVNVNKVKFHVYALMGLLVAFASTIQVSRIGAMDFANAGRGLEMDAIAAAVVGGTSMMGGRGSIVGTVFGMLIIAVMNNLLNLFGVPPFLRDAFKGFIVIAAVLLQRKERI, from the coding sequence ATGGAGCATAGCAACGCAAAATCAAAGATCGGATTTATCGGTTGGTTCAAACAGAAATGGGACTCGGAACCCTTGTTCAGTACGGCCATTGCATTGCTCATTATGATCGTCCTGCAGACGCTGGTTTTGGGATTCGACTATGATTCGTTCGGCGAATGGTTCCAGGCATGGCTGAACAACTGGATCAATATTTTGCGGAATAACGCGGCTACCGGGATAATCGCTTTGGGGATGACGCTCGTCATTATGACCGGGGGGATCGACCTGGCTGTCGGTTCCACGTTAGTCGTCATTGGCGCGATGTTGATGATGTTGATCGACGCAGGAACGAAGGGGATTTTGGCCGGATTCGGACTTACAGGCGCACCGGCTTTCATTGTCGCCATCATTATCGTCCTGATTTTTGGTTACTTGCTCGGAGCGGCGAACGGATTGTTGGTCACGTTGGGGAGGATTCCTCCCTTCATCGCCACCTTGGGTACGATGATGGTGTTTCGGAGTGTAACTCAACACTTCATGCAAGGGTATAACCCCACCGTACCGGTCGATTTTTTGCAATTGGCCAGTTTCCAAATCGGAAATTTTATGATCATGCCGATCATCTATTGGGCCATCATCGCCATCATTTTGCATTATGTTTCGAAACGGACCACCTTCGGCCGCCAAATCATCGCGGTCGGTTCCAATGAGAAGGCGGCGAAACTTTCCGGGGTTAACGTGAACAAAGTGAAGTTTCATGTTTATGCCCTAATGGGCCTTTTGGTCGCCTTCGCATCGACCATCCAAGTGTCTCGGATCGGAGCGATGGATTTCGCCAACGCAGGCCGCGGATTGGAAATGGATGCGATTGCCGCGGCCGTTGTTGGCGGGACGAGCATGATGGGCGGAAGGGGTTCCATCGTCGGCACCGTCTTCGGGATGCTGATCATCGCTGTCATGAACAATCTGCTGAACCTGTTCGGCGTGCCCCCCTTTTTGCGGGACGCATTCAAAGGGTTCATCGTCATCGCGGCTGTGCTGCTGCAAAGGAAGGAAAGGATATAA
- a CDS encoding sugar ABC transporter ATP-binding protein, whose translation MAVALSFNKSMEVMALKVEMKNIYKSFGSNHVLKDVSISIEGGEIVALLGENGAGKSTLMNILGGVVKKDAGTILLDGKEVEFATPAQSQDAGIAFIHQELNLINDLPIYQNLFLGREIKSKWGFLDLEQMIRETEEMFKKMNVDLDPRTMVRELDASYKQIVEICRAMMMNASIIIMDEPTSSLTEQEIDRVFQMMLTMKEHGVGIIFISHKLNEVMRVCQRYLVLRDGKLVAEGDIKDVTTRDLARFMVGHDVRTEPLTREKRVGDEVLRVEGLSYQNAFRDVNFSVRTGEILGVTGLLGDGRSELFQTIFGVFRPTFGKIFINGKETEVKSPGHALQLGIGYLPPNRKENGIIKDMNIIENASIATWPKFSKWGIIDSKRHEELFDDQRKSLKIKMEKNTNSINSLSGGNQQKVILARWLSAGPKLLILDNPTQGVDVGAKEDIYDIIMKLAQENIAIIVLSGEAQEIIRVCDRAIVMYHGVIQGEISGKTMTEQNIMTLATGGQLN comes from the coding sequence TTGGCTGTAGCCCTCTCTTTTAACAAAAGCATGGAAGTGATGGCATTGAAAGTGGAAATGAAAAATATTTACAAATCCTTCGGTTCCAATCACGTGTTGAAGGACGTGTCCATTTCAATCGAAGGCGGGGAAATCGTCGCCCTGTTGGGAGAAAACGGAGCAGGTAAATCGACGCTGATGAACATTTTGGGAGGAGTAGTGAAAAAGGACGCCGGAACAATCCTTTTGGACGGCAAAGAAGTGGAATTTGCCACACCGGCCCAATCTCAGGATGCGGGTATTGCGTTCATCCACCAAGAGCTGAACCTCATCAACGATCTCCCCATCTATCAAAATTTGTTCTTGGGTAGGGAAATCAAATCGAAATGGGGATTCCTGGATTTGGAGCAGATGATCCGCGAAACGGAAGAGATGTTCAAAAAAATGAACGTTGACTTGGATCCGCGAACCATGGTCCGGGAACTGGATGCCTCTTATAAACAAATTGTCGAAATCTGTCGGGCGATGATGATGAACGCATCGATCATCATCATGGATGAGCCCACGTCTTCCCTTACGGAACAGGAAATCGATCGGGTCTTCCAAATGATGCTGACAATGAAGGAACACGGTGTGGGAATCATTTTCATTTCTCACAAACTGAACGAAGTGATGCGGGTTTGCCAGCGCTACTTGGTCCTCCGCGACGGCAAGCTGGTCGCCGAAGGGGACATTAAGGACGTGACGACAAGAGATCTGGCCCGGTTCATGGTCGGGCATGACGTCCGGACGGAGCCGCTCACCAGGGAGAAACGGGTCGGAGATGAAGTGCTCCGAGTGGAAGGTCTGTCCTATCAAAACGCGTTCCGGGACGTCAACTTTTCCGTCCGCACAGGTGAAATTTTGGGGGTGACCGGCCTTCTCGGCGATGGGAGGAGCGAGCTGTTCCAAACGATCTTTGGTGTCTTTCGTCCGACTTTCGGCAAGATCTTTATCAATGGAAAAGAAACCGAAGTAAAAAGCCCCGGACACGCGCTCCAATTGGGGATCGGCTATTTACCCCCCAACCGAAAGGAAAACGGGATTATCAAAGACATGAATATCATCGAGAACGCATCCATCGCAACCTGGCCGAAATTTTCCAAATGGGGCATCATCGATTCCAAAAGGCATGAGGAGTTGTTCGATGATCAGCGAAAATCCTTGAAGATTAAAATGGAAAAAAATACAAATAGTATCAACAGCCTTTCCGGTGGGAATCAGCAAAAGGTCATTTTGGCCCGATGGCTTTCCGCAGGACCAAAACTGCTGATTTTGGACAACCCCACCCAGGGGGTTGACGTGGGGGCGAAAGAAGATATATATGACATCATCATGAAGCTGGCTCAGGAAAACATCGCCATCATCGTCCTTTCCGGGGAGGCCCAAGAAATTATCCGCGTTTGCGACAGGGCGATTGTCATGTACCATGGTGTCATCCAGGGCGAAATTTCTGGAAAGACAATGACCGAACAAAATATCATGACGCTGGCAACCGGCGGACAATTGAATTAG
- a CDS encoding sugar phosphate isomerase/epimerase family protein, with the protein MKLGVFTVLYQNLSFEEMLDKVVEMGLEAIELGTGYYPGQAHCNPRHLLEHPKELEAYKKAIESRGLVISGLSFHGNPLHPNKSIAEASHQSWRDTVRLAKELEVEVVNGFSGCPGDHPGAKYPNWVTCAWPPEYQEILEWQWNEVVIPYWREEAKFAKEHGVKKIAFEMHPGFVVYNPETLLKLRDAVGEQIGANYDPSHLFWQGIDPVESIKKLGKEKAIFHVHAKDTFLDQANIRVNGVLDTKHYSQVADRAWTFRSVGYGHGEKVWKDIISMLRVVGYDHVISIEHEDMLASIDEGLSKAISLLKNCMFKEQPAEMWWA; encoded by the coding sequence ATGAAGCTCGGCGTATTCACTGTTCTCTATCAAAATCTATCTTTCGAGGAAATGCTGGACAAGGTGGTGGAAATGGGTCTCGAAGCGATCGAGCTCGGGACGGGGTACTATCCCGGCCAAGCCCATTGCAATCCGAGGCATTTGTTGGAACATCCGAAGGAATTGGAGGCATATAAAAAAGCGATCGAAAGCAGAGGCCTTGTGATCAGTGGGTTAAGCTTCCACGGGAACCCGCTCCACCCGAATAAGTCAATCGCCGAGGCCTCCCATCAATCATGGCGGGATACCGTCCGATTGGCGAAAGAGCTGGAAGTGGAAGTCGTCAACGGGTTTTCCGGCTGTCCCGGGGATCATCCCGGCGCCAAGTATCCGAACTGGGTCACTTGCGCCTGGCCTCCGGAATATCAGGAAATCCTCGAGTGGCAATGGAATGAAGTGGTCATCCCGTACTGGCGGGAGGAAGCGAAATTCGCGAAAGAACACGGCGTGAAAAAGATCGCCTTTGAAATGCATCCCGGCTTTGTCGTCTACAATCCAGAAACGCTGCTTAAACTGCGGGATGCCGTCGGGGAACAGATCGGCGCCAATTACGACCCGAGCCACCTGTTTTGGCAAGGGATCGACCCGGTCGAATCGATCAAGAAGTTGGGCAAGGAAAAGGCTATCTTCCATGTTCACGCCAAAGATACGTTCCTGGATCAAGCTAACATCCGGGTTAACGGCGTCCTTGACACGAAACATTACAGCCAAGTGGCGGATCGGGCTTGGACGTTCCGTTCCGTCGGTTATGGCCACGGGGAAAAGGTTTGGAAGGATATCATCAGCATGCTTCGGGTTGTTGGCTATGACCACGTGATTTCCATCGAACATGAAGACATGTTGGCTTCGATCGACGAAGGCCTGTCCAAGGCGATCTCCCTTTTGAAAAATTGCATGTTCAAGGAACAACCGGCGGAAATGTGGTGGGCATGA